A genomic stretch from Pseudomonas mendocina includes:
- a CDS encoding peptidoglycan DD-metalloendopeptidase family protein has translation MRFIAVLFALALPAHADGFISRLLNKPVPGGVAVVDLGSSPSAPTATYQGKPVLIIHEDQQRWIAIVGIPLSVKPSTQQISVNNGQQLSFQVGSKHYTEQRITLKNKQQVNPNPDNLRRIERELAEQTHAYRQFSPRQPSNLLFDRPVNGPLSSPFGLRRFFNGEERNPHSGLDFAANKGTPIKAPAAGKVILVGDYFFNGRTVFLDHGQGLISMFCHMSAVDVKVGDEIARSGVIGKVGSTGRATGPHLHWNVSLNDARVDPAIFIGAFKP, from the coding sequence ATGCGTTTTATTGCTGTCCTTTTTGCCCTAGCCCTACCTGCCCACGCCGACGGGTTTATCAGCCGCCTGCTCAACAAACCGGTTCCAGGTGGGGTCGCCGTTGTGGATCTTGGCTCAAGCCCCAGCGCACCAACGGCCACTTATCAAGGCAAGCCAGTACTGATCATTCATGAAGATCAGCAACGCTGGATAGCCATTGTCGGCATCCCGCTGAGTGTTAAACCAAGCACACAGCAAATCAGCGTGAACAACGGCCAGCAGCTGAGCTTTCAGGTCGGTAGCAAGCATTACACCGAACAGCGCATCACCCTCAAAAACAAACAGCAGGTCAACCCAAACCCAGACAACCTGCGGCGCATTGAGCGCGAGCTAGCGGAGCAGACTCACGCCTATCGGCAGTTCAGCCCACGTCAACCAAGCAATTTATTGTTTGATCGGCCCGTTAACGGCCCCCTCTCCAGCCCCTTCGGCCTGCGACGCTTCTTTAACGGAGAGGAGCGCAACCCACATTCCGGACTGGACTTCGCCGCCAACAAAGGTACACCGATCAAAGCACCGGCAGCCGGGAAAGTGATTCTGGTGGGCGACTACTTCTTCAATGGCCGCACTGTATTCCTCGATCATGGCCAGGGCCTGATCAGCATGTTCTGCCATATGTCAGCGGTGGACGTGAAAGTCGGTGATGAAATTGCCCGGAGTGGAGTTATCGGCAAGGTCGGCTCCACAGGACGCGCCACCGGACCGCATCTGCACTGGAACGTCAGCCTGAACGATGCACGGGTTGATCCAGCGATCTTTATCGGCGCATTCAAACCCTGA
- the xseA gene encoding exodeoxyribonuclease VII large subunit has translation MIKDPFQRLNLDREVLSVSQLNSRARLLLEDVFSNIWVEGEISNLAKPASGHVYFTLKDSQAQVRCALFRQNALRIRQALRDGLAVKVRGKVSLFEGRGDYQLILDMVEPAGDGALRLAFEALKEKLSAEGLFANERKIALPTHPKRIGIVSSPTGAVIRDIISVFRRRAPQVELNLVPTAVQGREATAQIVRALELADKQGFDALILARGGGSLEDLWCFNEEPVARAIAACATPIVSAVGHETDVSIADFVADVRAPTPSAAAELLAPDNSELVQRLYTLQRRLHMRMQHRLERERMRVDSLQRRLRHPGERLRQHAQRVDDLEMRLIRAIQTQSGRQRECLNSLQTRLLSLHPQRDLKLLGQRLDALTERMHRSMFEGLRARQLRLTSQMQTLHAVSPLATLGRGYSILLDDKGRAIRDAADTQPGQRLKARLGKGELDVRVEDNHVQPANLSLLD, from the coding sequence ATGATTAAAGACCCATTCCAACGCCTGAACCTCGACCGCGAGGTACTCAGCGTCAGCCAACTTAATAGCCGCGCACGCCTGCTGCTTGAAGATGTGTTCAGCAACATCTGGGTGGAGGGTGAAATCTCCAACTTGGCCAAACCTGCGTCGGGGCACGTTTACTTCACCCTTAAAGACAGCCAGGCCCAGGTGCGCTGTGCACTGTTCCGACAAAACGCCCTGCGTATTCGGCAAGCGCTGCGTGATGGGCTGGCGGTGAAAGTGCGCGGCAAGGTTTCGCTGTTTGAAGGCCGCGGCGACTACCAGTTGATTCTGGACATGGTCGAGCCCGCCGGTGACGGCGCGCTGCGGCTGGCATTTGAAGCCCTGAAAGAAAAGCTCAGCGCTGAAGGCCTGTTTGCTAACGAGCGCAAGATTGCCCTGCCGACTCACCCCAAACGCATTGGTATTGTCAGCTCGCCGACCGGCGCGGTAATCCGCGACATCATCAGCGTGTTCCGCCGCCGCGCCCCGCAAGTAGAGCTGAACTTGGTTCCCACCGCTGTGCAGGGCCGCGAAGCCACCGCGCAGATTGTTCGCGCACTCGAACTGGCTGACAAACAAGGCTTTGATGCGCTAATCCTGGCCCGTGGCGGCGGCTCGCTGGAAGACCTCTGGTGCTTCAACGAAGAGCCTGTGGCCCGTGCCATTGCCGCTTGCGCCACGCCGATTGTCAGCGCTGTCGGCCACGAAACTGATGTATCCATTGCCGACTTTGTTGCCGATGTCCGCGCGCCGACACCCTCTGCCGCCGCAGAACTGCTGGCACCGGATAACAGCGAACTGGTGCAGCGCCTGTACACCCTGCAACGTCGCTTGCACATGCGCATGCAACACCGCCTGGAGCGGGAGCGCATGCGCGTGGATAGTTTGCAGCGCCGCCTGCGCCACCCCGGTGAGCGCCTGCGCCAACACGCGCAGCGGGTGGATGATCTGGAAATGCGCCTGATCCGGGCCATCCAGACGCAATCAGGCAGGCAGCGGGAGTGCCTCAACAGCTTACAAACCCGCTTGCTAAGCCTGCACCCGCAACGGGACTTGAAGTTACTAGGCCAGCGTCTCGACGCCCTAACCGAGCGTATGCATCGCAGCATGTTCGAAGGTTTAAGAGCACGCCAGCTACGCCTCACCAGCCAGATGCAAACCCTGCATGCCGTCAGCCCACTGGCAACACTGGGTCGCGGATACAGCATTTTGCTCGATGACAAAGGGCGTGCCATCCGAGATGCAGCGGATACACAACCCGGCCAGCGCTTAAAAGCACGGCTAGGCAAGGGCGAACTGGACGTTCGCGTCGAAGACAACCACGTGCAGCCAGCTAATCTGTCGCTGCTGGACTGA
- a CDS encoding sugar ABC transporter ATPase has protein sequence MKQQQAIIVPQISSFPGHEAAALKLVRWLIRQNIVEAELSTCGRTGRHMGYGIAPGARKVVERPDLLPFGQPIHGLEIIYKRCIYTPTEGFLEEAGCPECRQEVGEALFESLDEWFPGHTDNFICPLCGHEDDINGFLFLQPCGFSNLGFIFNNWAEAGFKPEFLQQITAVLGFPVRVVRVGL, from the coding sequence ATGAAGCAGCAGCAAGCCATCATTGTTCCGCAGATATCCAGCTTCCCCGGCCATGAGGCAGCGGCACTTAAACTGGTGCGTTGGCTGATTCGGCAGAACATTGTAGAGGCTGAGCTAAGCACCTGTGGCCGTACCGGGCGGCACATGGGGTATGGGATCGCCCCCGGGGCTCGCAAGGTGGTTGAACGGCCCGACCTACTGCCGTTTGGTCAGCCGATACACGGTTTGGAAATTATCTACAAACGCTGCATTTATACCCCCACTGAGGGGTTTCTTGAGGAGGCAGGTTGCCCTGAATGCCGTCAAGAAGTCGGTGAGGCTCTGTTTGAAAGTCTGGATGAGTGGTTTCCTGGGCACACCGACAACTTTATCTGCCCCCTTTGTGGGCATGAAGACGACATTAACGGCTTCTTGTTCTTACAACCCTGTGGTTTTTCCAATCTCGGCTTTATCTTCAATAACTGGGCAGAAGCAGGCTTTAAGCCAGAGTTTTTGCAGCAGATCACAGCCGTGTTGGGATTTCCTGTCAGGGTCGTCAGGGTTGGCCTGTAG
- the guaB gene encoding IMP dehydrogenase, producing MLRISQEALTFDDVLLIPGYSEVLPKDVSLKTRLTRGIELNIPLLSAAMDTVTEARLAIAMAQEGGIGIIHKNMTIDQQAAEVRKVKRYESGVVKDPITIEADATVSDLFDLTRQNNISGVPVLHHGDLVGIVTSRDVRFESNMNAKVREVMTPKERLVTVKEGEDKQVVRKLLHKHRIERVLIVDDQFRLKGMMTVNDIEKAKAYPLASKDEHGRLRVGAAVGTGADTGDRVAALVAAGVDVIIVDTAHGHSKGVIERVRWVKQNFPEVQVIGGNIATGAAARALAEAGADGVKVGIGPGSICTTRIVAGVGVPQISAVANVAAALAGTGVPLIADGGIRFSGDLSKAIAAGASAVMIGSMLAGTEEAPGEVELFQGRSYKAYRGMGSLGAMAQAQGSSDRYFQDSSAGAEKLVPEGIEGRVPYKGAMGAIVHQLMGGLRASMGYTGCATIEEMRTKPEFVRITGAGMAESHVHDVQITKEAPNYRVG from the coding sequence ATGCTGCGAATCAGTCAAGAAGCTCTTACCTTCGACGACGTTCTACTTATTCCTGGTTATTCCGAAGTTCTGCCGAAGGATGTCAGCCTCAAAACGCGCCTGACACGTGGCATCGAACTGAATATTCCGCTTCTTTCTGCTGCAATGGACACCGTAACTGAGGCCCGTCTGGCTATTGCCATGGCTCAGGAAGGTGGCATCGGCATCATCCACAAGAACATGACTATTGATCAGCAGGCTGCCGAAGTCCGCAAGGTCAAACGTTATGAGTCTGGTGTGGTGAAAGATCCGATCACCATTGAAGCTGACGCAACTGTGAGTGATCTGTTCGACCTGACCCGTCAGAACAACATCTCCGGCGTGCCAGTCCTGCACCACGGTGATCTGGTGGGCATCGTGACTTCGCGCGATGTGCGTTTCGAAAGCAACATGAACGCCAAAGTACGTGAAGTCATGACGCCGAAAGAGCGTCTGGTCACCGTCAAAGAAGGCGAAGACAAACAAGTCGTGCGCAAGCTGCTGCACAAGCACCGCATTGAGCGCGTTCTGATTGTTGACGATCAATTCCGCCTCAAAGGCATGATGACCGTTAACGATATCGAAAAAGCCAAAGCCTACCCGCTGGCCAGCAAAGACGAGCATGGCCGTCTGCGTGTGGGGGCTGCTGTTGGTACTGGAGCTGACACTGGTGACCGCGTTGCTGCGTTGGTTGCGGCAGGTGTTGACGTGATCATCGTTGATACCGCGCACGGTCACTCCAAAGGCGTAATCGAGCGCGTACGCTGGGTTAAGCAGAACTTCCCAGAGGTTCAGGTGATCGGCGGCAACATCGCCACTGGCGCTGCTGCTCGTGCCCTGGCCGAAGCCGGTGCTGATGGCGTTAAAGTCGGTATTGGCCCAGGTTCTATTTGCACCACCCGCATCGTTGCTGGTGTTGGCGTTCCGCAGATCAGTGCTGTGGCTAACGTTGCAGCGGCACTGGCCGGTACAGGCGTACCGTTGATTGCGGACGGCGGTATCCGTTTCTCCGGTGACCTCTCCAAGGCCATCGCTGCCGGTGCTTCGGCTGTAATGATCGGTTCTATGCTGGCTGGTACTGAAGAAGCACCGGGCGAAGTCGAACTGTTCCAAGGCCGTTCTTATAAGGCGTACCGTGGTATGGGTTCGCTGGGTGCAATGGCGCAGGCGCAAGGTTCGTCTGACCGTTACTTCCAGGATTCATCCGCAGGTGCCGAGAAACTGGTTCCGGAAGGTATTGAAGGCCGAGTGCCGTACAAAGGCGCAATGGGTGCCATCGTGCATCAGCTGATGGGCGGCCTGCGTGCCTCCATGGGCTACACCGGCTGTGCAACCATCGAAGAGATGCGTACCAAGCCAGAGTTTGTACGTATTACCGGTGCTGGTATGGCTGAGTCCCACGTACACGATGTACAGATCACCAAAGAAGCGCCGAACTACCGCGTCGGTTGA
- the guaA gene encoding glutamine-hydrolyzing GMP synthase — protein MAHQDIHAHRILILDFGSQYSQLIARRVREIGVYCELHPWDMSDADIRAFAPRGIILAGGPESVHEANSPRAPQAVFDLNVPVLGICYGMQTMSEQLGGKVEGSDLREFGYARVDVVGKSKLLDGIEDHVDTDGVLGLDVWMSHGDKVTKIPEGFHILASTPSCPIAAMADDSRHYYGVQFHPEVTHTKQGGRILSRFVLEISGCEALWTPSNIVEDAIRQVREQVGDANVLLGLSGGVDSSVVAALLHKAIGSQLTCVFVDNGLLRLHEGDQVMAMFAENMGVKVIRANAEDKFLSALAGVSDPEQKRKIIGAKFIEVFDEESSKLENIQFLAQGTIYPDVIESAGAKTGKAHVIKSHHNVGGLPEEMKLKLVEPLRELFKDEVRKIGLELGLPYDMVYRHPFPGPGLGVRILGEVKKEYADLLRRADHIFIEELRNFDWYHKTSQAFVVFQPVKSVGVVGDGRRYAWVVALRAVETIDFMTARWAHLPYELLEKVSNRIINEIEGISRVTYDVSSKPPATIEWE, from the coding sequence ATGGCTCATCAAGACATTCACGCTCACCGTATCCTGATTCTGGATTTCGGTTCCCAGTACTCCCAACTGATTGCCCGCCGTGTGCGTGAAATCGGAGTGTATTGCGAGCTGCACCCTTGGGATATGAGCGACGCGGACATCCGTGCCTTCGCACCGCGCGGCATCATCCTGGCCGGTGGCCCGGAGTCGGTGCACGAAGCCAACAGCCCTCGCGCACCGCAGGCCGTGTTTGACCTTAATGTGCCGGTGCTGGGCATCTGCTACGGCATGCAGACCATGTCCGAGCAGCTGGGCGGCAAGGTTGAAGGTTCTGACCTGCGCGAATTCGGCTACGCCCGTGTGGATGTCGTTGGTAAGAGCAAGCTGCTCGACGGCATCGAAGACCACGTGGATACCGATGGCGTGCTGGGCTTGGATGTGTGGATGAGCCACGGTGACAAAGTCACCAAGATTCCAGAAGGCTTCCACATTCTGGCCAGCACCCCGAGCTGCCCGATTGCTGCCATGGCTGACGATTCCCGCCACTACTACGGCGTGCAGTTCCACCCAGAGGTGACCCACACCAAGCAGGGCGGCCGCATTCTGTCCCGTTTTGTGCTGGAAATCAGTGGCTGTGAAGCCCTGTGGACACCGTCCAACATCGTTGAAGACGCCATTCGCCAAGTACGTGAGCAAGTGGGCGATGCTAACGTCCTGCTGGGCCTCTCCGGTGGTGTGGATTCCTCCGTTGTAGCCGCACTGCTGCACAAAGCCATCGGCAGCCAACTGACCTGCGTATTTGTGGATAACGGCCTGCTGCGCCTGCACGAAGGTGATCAGGTTATGGCCATGTTCGCTGAGAACATGGGCGTGAAGGTGATTCGTGCCAACGCCGAAGACAAATTCCTCAGTGCATTGGCTGGCGTCAGTGACCCTGAGCAGAAGCGCAAAATCATCGGCGCCAAGTTCATTGAGGTGTTTGATGAAGAGTCGAGCAAGCTGGAAAACATCCAGTTCCTCGCTCAAGGCACCATCTACCCGGATGTGATCGAGTCCGCTGGCGCTAAAACCGGCAAAGCTCACGTGATCAAGAGCCACCACAACGTGGGTGGTCTGCCTGAAGAGATGAAGCTCAAGTTGGTTGAGCCACTGCGTGAATTGTTCAAAGACGAAGTGCGTAAGATCGGTCTCGAACTGGGCCTGCCGTACGACATGGTCTACCGCCACCCATTCCCAGGCCCGGGCCTGGGCGTGCGCATCCTCGGCGAAGTGAAAAAAGAGTACGCCGACCTGCTGCGTCGTGCGGATCACATCTTCATCGAAGAACTGCGTAACTTCGACTGGTACCACAAAACCAGCCAGGCATTCGTTGTCTTCCAGCCGGTTAAATCTGTGGGTGTGGTCGGTGACGGCCGCCGTTACGCCTGGGTTGTTGCCCTGCGTGCGGTAGAAACCATCGATTTCATGACCGCTCGCTGGGCGCATCTGCCATACGAGCTGCTGGAGAAGGTGTCGAACCGCATCATCAACGAGATTGAGGGCATCTCCCGCGTTACTTACGACGTGTCGAGCAAGCCGCCAGCGACTATTGAGTGGGAATAA
- a CDS encoding autotransporter outer membrane beta-barrel domain-containing protein has translation MITIKITKNIVPPPSSSKYRYFFISTLALSLLENPVYSADECGTGSTVVCSSSNNPYASGIKYTVNDEFTLNIESGVEIDRPLGTDVRGIEITGNSSDAVTVNIADNVKIQTQGKYPGGVYLIGSGPLSINSGANIDIAIPSNLEEIGGGKWGLQASLVDAAGVDDVSIVQRSGSTITTSGADTGGLYGTNHGLGGVKITTDGTIELTDSSTFAVNATSWNPASTGIVSITQGSTGYISINGEDSLALYSLNYGLGETLVETRGTLESFKTYSDAILAYAANTSSQADVIVRAANTANILTKGDNSNGVSAIQSGLGDVHIISSAKISTEGGTSHALVARIENSTSTGSASIVLDSSLLSTTGNASHGAYATTAGPANASITMGAGTSVIVSGAESVGAYASTTGNASIITQGRLNASGEFGVGAAAISEADAASLTVEAGSLITGGWQANTNDLGSSTNFAAAGAVLGSATGSTLLNMGTINAGSDRAVLDTGRSTAKPGSLTIDNHGLLSGFVELSPGGQNNLNNHNGATIELRHFADTDGDGVRDTKRVAVSDFGSSTSTFTNSAGATVRLAPTGAPATFDNSFFYIPTTGIDKRSLPADVYAIERDGIVQAQLTNLGEFRNAGVIDLRGSQIGNTLLMTGAASATSAPGTNVFVSEGGQLLLRGGGLSASLNDPTKLFADMLIVDSTRLGAGGPTRIQLDYNPATMGVLTSGNGMELVEVRDATRSAAGAFVLGNRIAAGAYEYTLQQGGVASDTGDGNWYLRSHLNMNSPEQPTPETPTPPPTPVVEVPNYRNEVPTAMVVPALAHRLGLGVLGTYHDRAGEDNALLAQGSALQGYARATESPEEKRSWGRVFGETGKIRNGGNDQSSRYQSFSDKGARYDFDFYGFQLGLDLHRQLNDDGSRNIGGVYLGLSHAKADVDGALQGRAGEVTMDGYSLGAYWTLLGASRWYIDAVAQATLYEGIEARSTANEKIKPSGWGYTASLEAGYPFALKGNWTLEPQAQLIYQRVMLDDTERDTYGIIQFKDSDALYGRLGGRLVKQWEREGGKETSAWLRANAWHSFGADAQTSFASLNGENTVTLSNDLGGSWAQVGLGVTHQVNNNLNAFIAADYNQGLDHSNNRSLSGRVGLQYVW, from the coding sequence ATGATTACTATCAAAATCACAAAAAATATCGTCCCCCCGCCCTCCTCTTCCAAATACCGTTATTTTTTCATATCTACGCTAGCCCTTTCACTACTTGAAAACCCTGTATACTCAGCTGATGAGTGCGGTACAGGATCAACCGTAGTGTGTAGCTCTTCAAATAACCCTTATGCATCGGGCATAAAATATACGGTAAATGATGAGTTCACTCTTAATATCGAGTCCGGTGTCGAGATAGATCGTCCACTGGGAACTGACGTTCGCGGGATAGAAATTACAGGTAACAGCTCTGATGCTGTTACGGTAAATATTGCCGACAACGTAAAAATTCAGACACAAGGGAAGTATCCGGGCGGTGTCTATTTGATCGGTTCAGGCCCTTTGTCCATAAACTCCGGAGCCAACATTGACATTGCAATACCTAGCAACCTTGAAGAAATTGGCGGTGGTAAATGGGGATTGCAAGCATCCTTAGTCGATGCTGCCGGAGTTGATGACGTCAGCATTGTGCAACGTTCTGGGAGCACGATCACCACGTCGGGAGCTGATACAGGTGGATTGTACGGCACAAACCACGGCTTAGGCGGGGTGAAAATCACTACCGATGGAACCATCGAGCTGACTGACTCAAGTACCTTTGCGGTAAACGCCACGTCCTGGAACCCAGCGAGTACCGGAATTGTAAGTATCACTCAGGGCAGCACTGGTTACATATCCATCAATGGCGAAGATAGCCTAGCTCTTTATAGCCTCAACTACGGACTAGGAGAAACGCTCGTTGAGACCCGAGGAACACTGGAAAGCTTCAAAACCTATTCTGATGCCATCTTGGCTTATGCCGCCAACACTTCTAGCCAAGCAGATGTCATAGTCAGAGCCGCAAATACCGCCAATATCTTAACCAAAGGCGATAACTCAAACGGAGTTTCAGCAATTCAGAGCGGGCTAGGCGATGTCCATATTATATCTTCTGCGAAAATATCTACAGAAGGCGGTACTTCTCACGCCCTAGTTGCTAGGATTGAAAATAGCACCAGCACTGGAAGTGCCTCGATAGTGCTCGACAGTAGTCTTCTATCGACAACAGGCAATGCTTCACATGGGGCTTATGCAACAACAGCAGGCCCAGCCAATGCCAGCATTACTATGGGCGCCGGGACTAGTGTGATCGTTTCCGGAGCAGAGTCAGTTGGCGCTTACGCATCAACCACCGGGAACGCCTCAATAATCACGCAAGGACGGCTTAATGCTAGTGGCGAATTTGGCGTCGGTGCAGCAGCCATTAGCGAAGCTGACGCTGCCAGCCTGACAGTAGAGGCCGGCTCATTAATAACAGGTGGCTGGCAGGCGAACACCAACGATCTCGGGAGTTCCACAAATTTCGCTGCAGCAGGTGCCGTTTTAGGCTCCGCTACAGGCTCTACACTCTTGAATATGGGCACCATCAATGCCGGATCAGACCGTGCAGTTCTCGATACCGGTCGATCAACTGCCAAGCCAGGTTCTCTCACAATCGATAACCATGGTCTGCTAAGCGGATTCGTGGAACTTTCTCCTGGCGGACAAAACAATCTGAACAACCACAATGGCGCAACCATAGAACTGCGTCACTTTGCAGACACCGATGGGGATGGAGTCCGCGACACAAAACGTGTAGCGGTCTCTGACTTCGGCTCAAGTACCAGTACCTTCACAAACTCTGCTGGAGCAACTGTACGTCTCGCCCCAACAGGAGCACCTGCGACTTTCGACAACTCATTCTTCTATATACCTACCACTGGCATAGACAAGCGCTCTCTCCCTGCTGATGTCTATGCTATCGAACGTGACGGCATCGTCCAGGCGCAATTGACCAACCTTGGAGAGTTTCGAAACGCAGGTGTTATTGATCTGCGGGGCTCCCAGATTGGTAACACCCTGCTTATGACCGGAGCTGCAAGTGCGACAAGCGCTCCAGGAACAAACGTGTTTGTCTCTGAAGGAGGCCAACTGCTGCTAAGAGGTGGCGGCCTTTCCGCAAGCCTTAACGACCCCACAAAACTTTTTGCTGACATGCTGATCGTAGACTCAACACGTCTGGGGGCTGGAGGTCCTACGCGGATTCAACTGGACTACAACCCTGCGACCATGGGCGTGCTGACGTCTGGAAACGGCATGGAGCTCGTCGAGGTACGCGATGCGACCCGCTCTGCCGCTGGTGCCTTCGTACTCGGCAACCGCATTGCAGCTGGTGCCTATGAGTACACCCTGCAACAAGGCGGTGTTGCCTCAGACACTGGGGACGGTAACTGGTATCTGCGTAGCCACCTCAATATGAATTCGCCAGAACAACCCACACCGGAAACACCAACTCCCCCACCAACCCCTGTGGTGGAGGTCCCCAACTACCGTAACGAGGTGCCGACCGCGATGGTCGTGCCCGCGCTGGCGCACCGACTCGGTCTTGGCGTTTTGGGTACCTATCATGATCGGGCTGGCGAGGATAATGCGCTTCTTGCCCAGGGCAGCGCATTGCAAGGCTATGCCCGCGCCACTGAAAGTCCGGAAGAAAAACGCAGCTGGGGTCGGGTTTTCGGCGAGACTGGCAAAATCAGAAACGGCGGTAATGATCAAAGTAGTCGCTATCAAAGTTTTAGCGACAAAGGCGCACGCTACGACTTCGACTTTTATGGCTTCCAGCTAGGTCTGGATTTGCATCGCCAACTTAACGATGACGGCTCGCGCAATATCGGAGGTGTCTACCTTGGCCTTTCACATGCGAAAGCTGATGTCGACGGGGCCTTGCAAGGTCGAGCAGGTGAAGTGACTATGGACGGCTACTCACTCGGTGCCTACTGGACGCTACTCGGCGCATCTCGCTGGTACATCGACGCTGTTGCACAAGCCACCCTCTACGAGGGCATAGAAGCACGCTCCACAGCTAACGAAAAGATCAAACCCAGTGGGTGGGGTTACACGGCCTCACTCGAAGCCGGCTACCCGTTTGCCCTAAAAGGCAACTGGACATTGGAACCACAAGCTCAACTAATCTATCAGCGGGTCATGCTTGATGATACTGAGCGAGACACCTACGGTATCATTCAATTCAAAGACAGCGATGCTCTTTATGGAAGACTTGGAGGTCGGCTGGTCAAGCAATGGGAACGTGAAGGCGGAAAGGAAACCTCCGCTTGGCTCAGAGCTAACGCCTGGCATAGCTTTGGTGCTGACGCCCAAACCTCCTTTGCATCACTCAACGGGGAAAACACCGTAACCCTCAGTAACGATCTGGGTGGTTCTTGGGCCCAGGTCGGGCTTGGCGTCACGCATCAGGTCAATAACAACCTGAATGCCTTTATAGCAGCCGACTACAATCAAGGTCTAGATCACAGCAACAACCGCAGCCTGTCCGGACGAGTAGGATTGCAATATGTCTGGTGA